A genomic window from Desulfobotulus mexicanus includes:
- a CDS encoding sensor histidine kinase yields the protein MPNTGRRYHDISLVLVDDEQAFREALAKRLEKRELKVYPTGSAREAMALLEKENADVVVSDIRMPEENGLSLMNRIRELYPDMEVILLTGQGDIREGVEGIRAGAFDYITKPVEIDHIESKIFQAAAAVRRRRERKAEGEIRKELEERALQAEKLATVGTLATGVAHEINNPLAIINEAAGWIAQVMDRPSMQDLPEKASLKRASDIIQTAVERARRITHQLLGMVRREAEAPGACDMPAFLQEVASLSRTIHPENEISIVVEESPDLTLFTDPHRLRQILVNLVENAIQATPKGGCISLSAFSPEKERISIEVKDTGPGIPESVKKRIFDPFYTTKPQGKGTGLGLYLCRDLAHQLGGDIVVSSRPGEGASFILTLPGVLPKTAST from the coding sequence ATGCCCAACACCGGAAGACGCTACCATGATATTTCCCTTGTGCTGGTGGACGATGAACAGGCCTTCCGCGAAGCCCTGGCCAAACGCCTTGAAAAACGTGAACTGAAGGTTTACCCCACGGGTTCCGCCCGTGAGGCCATGGCCCTGCTGGAAAAGGAAAATGCCGACGTGGTGGTTTCCGACATACGCATGCCCGAGGAAAACGGCCTCAGCCTCATGAACCGTATCCGGGAGCTTTATCCGGACATGGAGGTGATTCTTCTCACGGGTCAGGGAGACATCCGCGAGGGTGTTGAGGGCATAAGGGCCGGAGCTTTTGACTACATCACCAAGCCTGTGGAGATAGACCACATAGAAAGCAAGATCTTTCAGGCTGCGGCTGCGGTACGCCGCCGCAGGGAAAGAAAGGCTGAAGGCGAAATCCGCAAAGAACTTGAAGAAAGGGCCCTTCAGGCGGAAAAGCTTGCCACAGTGGGCACCCTTGCCACGGGAGTTGCCCATGAGATCAACAATCCCCTTGCCATAATCAATGAGGCGGCAGGATGGATAGCCCAGGTGATGGACAGGCCTTCCATGCAGGATCTTCCGGAAAAAGCCAGCCTGAAACGGGCCTCGGATATCATACAGACGGCCGTGGAAAGGGCAAGGCGCATCACCCATCAGCTTCTGGGCATGGTCCGCAGGGAGGCGGAAGCACCAGGGGCCTGTGACATGCCGGCTTTTCTTCAGGAAGTGGCCTCCCTGAGCCGCACCATCCATCCTGAAAATGAAATTTCCATTGTGGTGGAAGAAAGCCCTGATCTTACCCTTTTCACCGATCCGCACAGACTTCGGCAGATCCTTGTGAATCTTGTGGAAAATGCCATACAGGCCACGCCCAAGGGGGGTTGCATCAGCCTTTCCGCCTTTTCACCGGAAAAGGAAAGAATTTCCATAGAGGTTAAAGACACAGGCCCCGGCATCCCTGAAAGCGTTAAAAAGCGAATATTTGACCCCTTTTACACCACAAAGCCCCAGGGTAAGGGTACGGGCCTTGGCCTTTACCTCTGTAGGGATCTGGCCCATCAGCTGGGCGGAGATATTGTGGTTTCCAGTCGGCCCGGAGAAGGAGCCTCCTTTATCCTCACCCTTCCCGGAGTACTGCCAAAAACTGCATCCACCTGA
- a CDS encoding response regulator: protein MPENRRLLLVDDETGYVRVLGNRLEKRGFSVLRATSGADAIRLLRHDTADVAILDLKMEDMDGMDVLKIFRRMAPETAVIMLTGHGSEEAKMEALKTGASDYLTKPCELETMLEAINRILEIRG, encoded by the coding sequence ATGCCAGAAAACCGCCGCCTGCTCCTTGTGGACGATGAAACCGGCTATGTCCGTGTTCTGGGCAACCGGCTGGAAAAAAGGGGCTTTTCCGTGCTTCGGGCCACCAGCGGTGCTGATGCCATACGTCTTCTCCGCCATGATACTGCGGATGTGGCCATACTGGATCTGAAGATGGAAGATATGGACGGCATGGATGTTCTTAAAATTTTCCGGCGCATGGCCCCGGAAACCGCTGTCATAATGCTGACCGGCCACGGCAGCGAAGAAGCCAAAATGGAAGCCCTGAAGACAGGGGCCTCGGACTACCTGACCAAACCCTGTGAACTGGAAACCATGCTGGAAGCCATCAACAGAATCCTTGAAATAAGGGGATAG
- a CDS encoding response regulator: protein MAKRKVLLTDDETGFVETLSKRLEKRDFRLVAAFSGDEALRTLAENPWVDVVILDVKMPGMDGIETLSRIKLEFPLVEVIMLTGHATVETAIDGMKKGAFDYLMKPCDIDVLTAKVDEASLKKQAHEEKIVTAKAMSIANQRGD, encoded by the coding sequence ATGGCTAAAAGAAAAGTTCTTCTCACAGATGATGAAACCGGTTTTGTGGAAACCCTTTCCAAGCGCCTTGAAAAAAGAGATTTCCGACTGGTTGCGGCCTTTTCGGGAGATGAGGCCCTAAGAACCCTGGCGGAAAATCCATGGGTGGATGTGGTCATTCTGGATGTAAAAATGCCCGGCATGGACGGCATTGAGACCCTAAGCCGCATCAAGCTGGAATTTCCCCTGGTGGAAGTAATAATGCTCACAGGCCATGCCACGGTGGAAACAGCCATAGACGGCATGAAAAAAGGTGCCTTTGATTATCTCATGAAACCCTGTGACATTGATGTCCTCACAGCCAAGGTGGATGAGGCCTCCCTCAAAAAGCAGGCCCATGAAGAAAAAATCGTGACTGCCAAGGCCATGTCCATCGCCAACCAGAGGGGGGACTGA
- a CDS encoding sensor histidine kinase, translating into MKKIKHNNLSFVPLPSAHGDATKPHDAYSKLARRMVITSLFIGLAPLLLVLAITLNQYDSTTREKISNNLSAIVEHNRSEIDAFLNEKTSNLQSLVLLSPPEELQKPEVLESHLRRMRRVYGPVFEDMGLVSATTGRLVSYAGPFRLGAADYSQAEWYLEFLKSNKTHAASDVFLGLRGMPHFIVMVKANDSEGKPWILRATIDFESFNTIVRNLRIGERGFVTILNRQGELQTRPLQDISPHTQVYQKLLSTRSGDALIFHQGKDKNGHKQIYVAGFLKNGDWMLISQQPESEAFYHLIRTRKLGIFLFLGCALVIAFLAIRFSKKLVHALQRKETEKQLMNRQVIETGKLASIGELAAGIAHEINNPVAIMVEEAGWIDDLLAEENPEQIKNMHEFRTSLNQIRTQGQRCKEITRKLLTFARKSESSNEALLVNEMIREVLPLCEPRARYAQVSIETRLAPDLHRVMASRTEVQQVILNLANNAIDAMENEGGSLCFETVNHDDFLEILITDTGPGIPEANLKRIFDPFFTTKPVGKGTGLGLSICYGIIATMGGKLEVESMMGAGTTFRILLPAIQEIKESEEQSFTDHKQNQDL; encoded by the coding sequence ATGAAAAAAATAAAACATAATAACCTTTCCTTTGTTCCCCTGCCCTCTGCACATGGAGATGCCACAAAACCCCATGATGCCTATTCAAAGCTTGCCCGGCGCATGGTCATCACCTCCCTTTTCATAGGCCTTGCCCCCCTTCTCCTTGTGCTGGCCATTACCCTGAACCAGTATGACAGCACCACAAGGGAAAAAATATCCAATAACCTCAGTGCAATTGTGGAGCATAACCGGTCGGAAATTGATGCTTTTCTAAATGAGAAAACTTCCAACCTCCAGAGCCTCGTTCTTTTGTCCCCCCCGGAAGAGCTTCAGAAACCCGAGGTTCTGGAATCCCATCTCCGCAGAATGCGGCGGGTATATGGCCCCGTTTTTGAAGATATGGGACTGGTCTCCGCCACCACGGGCCGCCTTGTGAGTTATGCAGGCCCCTTCAGGCTGGGCGCTGCGGATTACAGTCAGGCAGAATGGTACCTGGAATTTCTTAAGAGCAATAAAACCCATGCGGCAAGCGATGTCTTCCTTGGCCTGAGGGGCATGCCCCACTTCATTGTCATGGTAAAAGCCAATGACAGTGAAGGCAAACCATGGATACTCCGGGCCACCATCGATTTTGAATCCTTTAACACCATTGTCCGCAATCTCAGAATAGGCGAACGCGGCTTTGTAACAATCCTTAACCGCCAGGGAGAACTACAGACCCGGCCCCTTCAGGATATTTCTCCCCATACCCAGGTTTACCAGAAACTTTTAAGTACCCGCTCCGGGGATGCCCTTATTTTTCATCAGGGCAAAGATAAAAACGGGCATAAGCAGATTTATGTGGCAGGCTTTTTAAAAAACGGAGACTGGATGCTGATTTCCCAGCAGCCCGAATCCGAGGCCTTTTACCATCTTATCCGGACCAGAAAACTTGGAATCTTCCTCTTCCTTGGCTGCGCTCTTGTCATTGCCTTTCTGGCCATCCGTTTTTCCAAAAAACTGGTGCATGCCCTCCAGAGAAAGGAAACGGAAAAACAGCTGATGAACCGACAGGTCATTGAAACGGGCAAACTGGCATCCATCGGTGAGCTGGCTGCGGGTATTGCCCATGAAATCAATAATCCAGTGGCCATTATGGTGGAAGAAGCCGGATGGATAGACGATCTCCTCGCGGAAGAAAATCCCGAACAAATCAAAAACATGCATGAATTCCGCACCTCCCTGAACCAGATCCGCACCCAGGGCCAGAGATGCAAGGAGATTACCCGCAAGCTCCTCACCTTTGCCCGCAAATCAGAATCCAGCAACGAAGCCCTTCTGGTCAACGAGATGATCCGGGAAGTGCTTCCCCTCTGCGAACCAAGGGCCCGCTATGCCCAGGTGAGCATAGAAACCCGGCTTGCTCCGGATCTGCACAGGGTCATGGCTTCAAGAACTGAGGTACAGCAGGTAATACTGAACCTTGCCAACAATGCCATTGATGCCATGGAAAACGAAGGGGGCAGCCTTTGCTTTGAAACGGTGAATCACGATGATTTTCTGGAAATACTCATAACAGATACGGGTCCCGGCATACCAGAAGCCAACCTGAAACGCATCTTTGATCCCTTTTTCACCACCAAACCCGTGGGCAAGGGAACGGGTCTGGGCCTTTCCATCTGTTACGGCATCATTGCCACCATGGGCGGAAAGCTTGAGGTGGAAAGCATGATGGGTGCAGGCACAACCTTCCGGATTCTTCTGCCTGCCATACAGGAAATAAAAGAGAGTGAAGAGCAGTCCTTCACGGACCATAAACAGAATCAAGACCTTTAA
- a CDS encoding methyl-accepting chemotaxis protein — MKKSWTIGKKLITAFLSVSLITLFVGLVSFVSMFRVSGVAENLAQSSVPAVAVANDVERMAMMTMYASRGYAYTENREFLGIARESLALTMEHIREASAHASARNMAFLSDNSDRAARATTAYGQLLDQTVQQTEIIGRAVLSADGAAEQFVQSMEAYLGVQERAMESFLEQNLSTAERSMSEEGRRFIRDEVWIRTIRIKAGNDILDLGTAIITDTWRAIAGRDVQRFRQTMERFDGLNRSLEDLIRVTRQEHNLRLLQTCLRAASDYHENMETFLKAWLEREALGEQSNRAAEQVLQAASATAAAGIADTGQAALSVTQQLSLASTIISISAIFAVVTAIGLGLIITRSINRNLSRVITGLSDGAAQVASAAGQISSASISLAEGASEQAASLEETSSSMEEMSSMIRQNADNAGEANTLTGQSRQVVESANTSMNELTRSMTEISRASEETSKIIKTIDEIAFQTNLLALNAAVEAARAGEAGAGFAVVADEVRNLALRAAEAAKNTAEMIEGTVKKVTHGNELVTRTNEAFTEVSSSSSRVGQLVEEIAAASREQAQGIEQINKAVAEMDKVVQQNAANAEESASASEEMSAQAEQMKSMVQELVAMVGGRAAGQGMG, encoded by the coding sequence ATGAAAAAATCCTGGACCATAGGAAAAAAACTCATCACGGCTTTCCTTTCCGTTTCCCTCATTACCCTCTTTGTGGGTCTTGTCAGTTTTGTCAGCATGTTCCGCGTATCCGGTGTGGCAGAAAACCTTGCCCAAAGCAGCGTACCCGCCGTAGCCGTGGCAAACGATGTGGAACGCATGGCCATGATGACCATGTATGCCTCCCGCGGATACGCCTATACGGAAAACAGGGAATTCCTTGGCATCGCAAGGGAGAGCCTTGCCCTCACCATGGAACACATCAGGGAAGCCAGTGCCCATGCCTCCGCAAGAAACATGGCCTTTCTTTCAGACAATTCGGACAGGGCGGCAAGGGCCACGACAGCCTACGGCCAGCTTCTGGACCAGACGGTACAGCAGACGGAAATCATTGGCAGGGCTGTCTTAAGTGCCGATGGGGCAGCAGAACAGTTCGTGCAGAGCATGGAAGCCTATCTCGGGGTGCAGGAAAGGGCCATGGAAAGCTTTCTTGAACAAAACCTTTCTACGGCAGAAAGGTCCATGAGCGAAGAAGGCCGCCGCTTCATCCGTGACGAGGTGTGGATACGCACCATCAGAATAAAGGCCGGCAACGACATTCTGGATCTGGGAACCGCCATCATCACAGACACATGGCGGGCCATTGCGGGCAGGGACGTGCAGCGGTTCAGGCAGACCATGGAGCGCTTTGACGGACTCAACCGCAGCCTTGAAGATCTGATACGGGTAACCCGGCAGGAGCACAACCTGAGGCTGCTCCAGACCTGCCTCAGGGCAGCTTCGGACTACCATGAAAACATGGAGACTTTTCTTAAGGCGTGGCTGGAGCGGGAAGCGCTGGGGGAACAGAGCAACAGGGCTGCGGAACAGGTGCTGCAGGCGGCTTCAGCTACGGCTGCCGCAGGCATTGCCGACACAGGCCAGGCCGCCCTTTCCGTGACCCAACAACTGAGCCTTGCTTCTACCATTATAAGCATTTCTGCAATTTTTGCCGTAGTGACGGCCATCGGCCTTGGCCTTATCATCACCCGGAGTATCAACAGGAACTTAAGCCGGGTCATTACAGGCCTCAGCGATGGTGCTGCTCAGGTGGCTTCTGCCGCAGGCCAGATCTCTTCGGCCAGTATTTCCCTTGCCGAGGGTGCCAGTGAGCAGGCGGCTTCCCTTGAAGAAACCTCTTCTTCCATGGAAGAAATGTCTTCCATGATCAGGCAGAATGCGGATAATGCAGGAGAAGCCAACACGCTTACGGGCCAGTCCCGTCAGGTTGTTGAAAGTGCCAATACATCCATGAATGAACTCACCCGCTCCATGACAGAGATCTCCAGAGCCAGCGAGGAAACATCAAAAATCATAAAAACCATTGATGAGATTGCCTTCCAGACCAATCTTCTGGCCCTCAATGCCGCCGTTGAAGCGGCCCGAGCCGGGGAAGCTGGCGCCGGATTTGCCGTGGTGGCAGACGAGGTGAGAAACCTTGCCTTGCGGGCTGCGGAAGCGGCAAAAAACACGGCAGAGATGATTGAGGGAACCGTAAAAAAAGTGACCCATGGGAATGAACTTGTTACACGCACCAACGAAGCCTTTACCGAGGTATCCTCAAGTTCTTCCAGGGTGGGGCAGCTTGTGGAAGAAATTGCTGCAGCATCCAGGGAACAGGCCCAGGGCATAGAGCAAATTAACAAAGCCGTTGCAGAAATGGACAAGGTAGTTCAGCAGAATGCGGCCAATGCCGAAGAATCAGCATCCGCATCCGAGGAAATGAGCGCCCAAGCCGAACAGATGAAATCCATGGTACAGGAACTGGTGGCCATGGTGGGAGGAAGGGCTGCGGGTCAGGGTATGGGATGA
- a CDS encoding type II toxin-antitoxin system Phd/YefM family antitoxin: MIENYWQLQDAKNKFSHLVETAQKKGPQIVTRHGKEAVVVLSVEEYKSLTKPKTSLVQFFKNSPLADADIDLSRSKDISRDMDL, encoded by the coding sequence ATGATTGAAAATTACTGGCAGCTCCAGGACGCAAAAAACAAATTCAGCCATCTTGTAGAGACTGCTCAAAAAAAAGGGCCTCAGATTGTAACCAGACATGGAAAGGAAGCCGTTGTTGTGCTTTCAGTTGAAGAGTACAAAAGCCTTACAAAACCCAAAACGAGTCTGGTGCAGTTCTTTAAAAATTCACCACTGGCAGATGCAGATATTGATTTATCAAGGAGCAAGGATATTTCAAGGGATATGGACCTATGA
- a CDS encoding type II toxin-antitoxin system VapC family toxin, which translates to MNYLLDTCVISELIKKHPDSKVVQWISSVEEIQLFISVLTIGELYRGIEKLPEGKKRNDLHWWVSFDLKKRFQHKIINFDLKTAAIWGKIQAKAERSGQKLPVMDSLIAATGISHDLVVVTRNIKDMENSGVELLNPWD; encoded by the coding sequence ATGAATTATCTTCTGGATACATGTGTTATTTCGGAGCTGATCAAAAAGCATCCGGATTCCAAAGTAGTTCAATGGATCTCCAGTGTTGAAGAAATACAATTATTCATCAGTGTTTTGACCATTGGTGAACTGTACAGAGGTATTGAAAAGCTGCCAGAAGGCAAAAAGCGAAACGATCTTCACTGGTGGGTCTCCTTTGATTTGAAAAAAAGATTTCAGCATAAAATAATAAATTTTGACTTAAAGACCGCAGCCATCTGGGGTAAAATTCAGGCAAAGGCAGAAAGGTCGGGACAAAAACTGCCCGTCATGGATTCTCTTATCGCTGCTACCGGGATATCCCATGATCTTGTTGTGGTGACAAGAAATATAAAGGATATGGAAAACAGCGGTGTAGAATTGCTTAATCCCTGGGACTGA
- a CDS encoding PAS domain-containing protein — MKPLSDRSSHAIWAVDFKTTLSFIAMVSIILCVGMAGFGAVSMLQTSLKNFGENRIPDLKALAILNQHRMVIRGETFAVSLLLHQEGPAEAFADIRKHQQQAWKNIDEAWIALRANPRQSDRGKELLQQAESDYNAWRNAHKRMDSILLKLTDPENHSQYNELHRQYMELTAETLPLSNTIYLTFDALTDNNIANTSAMVERSLGIAGILQKGAIFSLLLGTGISIFLFILSHKARNEAARQRWNAHQDLERRRANLQAIFDTAPVGMILLNGEGKVRHINPVVSGITGMPGSSGMFRQIGEFLNCIHAHLPAKGCGYRKEGPCGQCRIRAALECALDARKEIRAVESAHTLSIHGRTENFFFQISAAPLFLDGSNHVLLTLFDITGHKETEAELRSSNMMLEKTIAHASVLARKTALSPRD; from the coding sequence ATGAAACCCCTGTCCGACCGGTCTTCCCACGCCATCTGGGCCGTGGATTTCAAAACAACCCTCTCCTTTATTGCCATGGTCAGCATTATTCTCTGTGTGGGCATGGCTGGTTTTGGGGCTGTTTCCATGCTGCAGACATCCTTAAAAAATTTTGGAGAAAACCGCATACCGGATTTAAAGGCCCTGGCCATTTTGAACCAGCATCGCATGGTCATCCGCGGCGAGACCTTTGCTGTCAGCCTTCTCCTGCATCAGGAGGGTCCGGCAGAAGCCTTTGCCGATATCCGAAAGCATCAGCAACAGGCGTGGAAAAACATTGATGAAGCCTGGATAGCCTTACGGGCCAACCCCAGGCAGTCGGACAGGGGAAAGGAACTCCTTCAACAGGCAGAAAGCGATTACAATGCCTGGCGCAATGCCCATAAACGCATGGACAGCATTCTCCTGAAGCTGACAGACCCCGAAAATCATAGCCAGTATAATGAACTCCACCGCCAGTACATGGAACTAACGGCAGAGACCCTGCCCCTGTCCAATACCATATACCTGACATTCGATGCCCTTACGGACAACAATATAGCCAACACATCCGCCATGGTGGAACGCAGCCTTGGCATTGCAGGCATCCTGCAGAAAGGTGCCATCTTTTCCCTCCTGCTGGGTACGGGAATATCCATTTTTCTTTTTATACTGAGCCATAAAGCAAGGAATGAAGCAGCCCGGCAGAGGTGGAATGCCCATCAGGATCTTGAACGCAGAAGAGCCAATCTTCAGGCAATTTTTGATACGGCACCAGTAGGAATGATTCTTCTCAATGGGGAAGGAAAAGTCCGCCATATCAACCCCGTTGTTTCAGGCATAACAGGCATGCCGGGAAGTTCCGGAATGTTCAGGCAGATTGGGGAATTTCTGAACTGCATCCATGCCCATTTACCGGCAAAGGGCTGCGGATACAGAAAAGAAGGCCCCTGCGGCCAGTGCCGTATCCGGGCAGCCCTTGAGTGCGCCCTTGACGCCCGCAAGGAAATACGGGCCGTGGAAAGCGCCCATACCCTCAGCATACACGGAAGAACGGAAAATTTCTTTTTTCAGATCAGCGCAGCGCCCCTCTTTCTGGACGGCAGCAACCATGTTCTCCTGACCCTCTTTGACATCACAGGCCACAAGGAAACCGAGGCGGAACTCCGCAGCAGCAACATGATGCTGGAAAAAACCATCGCCCATGCCAGTGTTCTGGCCCGGAAAACCGCCCTCAGTCCCAGGGATTAA
- a CDS encoding EAL domain-containing protein — translation MNIVQLDNDYVDKDSFELVDIEPFLYERDDRWYARFEGFTLSSVFQPVFSPAHQACVGMEALVRVQNSQGNHIPPPQLFAGKNRKRIVLADRICRLLHAKNYLCLKRDNFWLSVNIAHEVAVHGRSYGPFLKEVFSKLAIRPENIVLEIMEHPVEDPLLLDSAMAFYRETGCNIALDDFGAGRSHFDRVWRINPQIVKLDRNLIAHARENSRIRHIFCGMVSLLQQSGSLVLVEGVECEEEAVIVLEAGADLVQGYYFERPASIPSFDFKGWGNLYRNHHKNNALSEEKNHDRYALLGEAFSKGCDAIAKGSSLMDACKNLLDHPDVLRCFCLTSEGHLLGEPAFPEAASKAPPPSLMPLIPGKARDNLFRPYLKNALRYPGKTCRTRPYRSFFQDGLCVTLSRMISNDESGYSIIFCCDIREPWQDS, via the coding sequence ATGAATATCGTACAGCTGGACAATGACTATGTCGATAAAGACTCCTTTGAGCTGGTGGATATAGAACCCTTCCTTTATGAAAGGGATGACCGCTGGTATGCCCGTTTTGAAGGCTTCACCCTGTCATCGGTTTTTCAGCCCGTTTTCAGTCCTGCCCATCAGGCCTGCGTGGGCATGGAAGCCCTGGTGCGTGTACAGAACAGTCAGGGCAACCACATTCCTCCTCCCCAGCTTTTTGCAGGAAAAAACCGGAAACGCATTGTGCTGGCAGACCGTATCTGCCGCCTGCTCCATGCAAAAAATTATCTTTGCCTGAAAAGGGATAATTTCTGGTTATCCGTCAACATCGCCCATGAAGTGGCTGTCCATGGCCGCAGTTATGGACCCTTTCTTAAAGAAGTGTTCTCAAAACTTGCCATCCGGCCCGAGAATATTGTCCTTGAGATCATGGAACACCCAGTAGAAGACCCGCTTCTCCTTGATTCAGCCATGGCCTTTTACCGGGAAACCGGCTGCAACATTGCTCTGGATGATTTCGGTGCGGGCCGGTCCCATTTTGACCGGGTATGGCGTATTAACCCCCAGATAGTTAAGCTAGACAGAAATCTCATCGCCCATGCAAGGGAAAATTCCCGCATAAGGCATATCTTCTGCGGTATGGTTTCCCTGCTCCAGCAGAGTGGAAGCCTTGTGCTGGTAGAAGGAGTTGAATGCGAAGAAGAGGCTGTCATCGTCCTTGAGGCAGGAGCGGATCTGGTCCAGGGCTATTATTTTGAAAGGCCTGCATCAATCCCATCCTTTGATTTCAAAGGCTGGGGAAATCTTTACAGAAACCATCATAAAAATAACGCCTTGTCAGAAGAAAAAAACCACGACAGGTATGCCCTGCTGGGGGAAGCCTTCAGTAAAGGCTGTGATGCCATTGCCAAAGGAAGCAGTCTTATGGATGCATGCAAAAATCTCCTTGATCACCCCGATGTGCTTCGCTGTTTCTGCCTCACTTCCGAGGGACACCTTCTGGGAGAACCTGCATTCCCAGAAGCTGCATCCAAGGCTCCGCCTCCCTCCCTAATGCCCCTGATTCCCGGCAAAGCCAGGGACAATCTTTTCCGGCCCTACCTGAAAAATGCCCTGCGCTATCCTGGAAAAACCTGCCGGACCCGTCCTTACCGATCATTTTTTCAGGACGGACTCTGTGTCACCCTTTCGAGAATGATCAGCAATGACGAATCCGGATACAGCATCATCTTCTGCTGCGACATACGGGAGCCATGGCAGGATTCCTGA